A genomic segment from Gilvibacter sp. SZ-19 encodes:
- a CDS encoding transcription antitermination protein NusB, translating into MLTRRHIRIKVLQTIYAFDKAEIDELKKSEKFLVYSMEQMRDLHLVMLSLLVNLRDYGADQLEKRKKKHLVTQEDLNPNTAFIDNKVLLLLKENTALNTLVTERKLDFWKLDDEYISLLYKELMAADFYQEYMDNASSDFKTDKEFVIKLYKEIVAPNDKLYDYFEDKRLTWLDDYPVVNTGIVKLLNQMGPNPSDGKLTPPAFKNKEDLDFGVELFRKVVLHDEKYTKDIIGKTPNWDKDRIADLDMIMIKMGIAEFLHFPSIPVKVTINEYLEIAKEYSTPKSSIFINGILDKLVQQYRDDNSLNKIGRGLR; encoded by the coding sequence ATGCTGACCCGAAGACATATTCGTATCAAAGTATTGCAAACCATCTATGCTTTTGACAAAGCCGAGATAGATGAGCTCAAAAAGAGTGAAAAATTCCTAGTGTATAGCATGGAACAAATGCGCGACCTGCACTTGGTAATGTTGAGTTTGCTAGTCAATCTGCGCGACTACGGGGCCGATCAGCTGGAAAAGCGTAAGAAAAAACACTTGGTCACTCAAGAAGACCTCAATCCCAACACTGCTTTTATTGACAATAAAGTGCTGTTACTCTTAAAAGAGAACACAGCCTTGAACACCTTGGTCACTGAGCGTAAGTTGGACTTCTGGAAACTCGATGACGAATACATCAGCCTTTTGTATAAGGAGTTGATGGCTGCGGATTTCTACCAGGAGTATATGGACAATGCCAGCAGCGATTTCAAAACCGATAAAGAGTTCGTTATTAAGCTTTACAAAGAGATCGTTGCGCCTAACGACAAGCTTTACGACTATTTCGAGGACAAGCGTCTGACCTGGTTAGACGATTATCCAGTAGTGAATACGGGGATCGTCAAGCTCTTGAATCAAATGGGCCCCAACCCAAGCGACGGTAAATTAACCCCGCCGGCTTTTAAGAACAAAGAAGATCTGGACTTTGGTGTGGAGCTCTTTAGAAAAGTGGTTTTGCACGACGAGAAATACACCAAAGACATCATTGGAAAGACCCCAAATTGGGACAAGGATCGCATTGCAGATCTGGATATGATCATGATCAAGATGGGAATCGCGGAATTTCTGCATTTTCCAAGTATTCCGGTTAAGGTGACAATTAACGAATATTTAGAGATTGCCAAGGAGTATTCTACCCCGAAAAGCAGTATTTTTATCAATGGTATTCTAGACAAATTAGTTCAGCAATACCGCGACGATAACAGCCTGAACAAAATAGGACGCGGGCTTAGATAG
- a CDS encoding PUR family DNA/RNA-binding protein: protein MSDHMLEKEEIYSKVLRAGRRTYFFDVRSTKAGDYYLTITESKKFTNEDGSFHYKKHKIYLYKEDFASFREHVNDMIDFIIAEKGEEVISERHQKDYKKEFQNGQPETVAVSSESSTQSFTDIDFDDI, encoded by the coding sequence ATGAGTGATCACATGCTGGAGAAAGAAGAAATTTACTCCAAGGTCTTAAGAGCTGGCCGCCGGACGTACTTCTTCGATGTTAGATCTACTAAAGCAGGAGACTATTACCTTACCATCACAGAGAGTAAAAAATTCACGAACGAAGACGGTTCTTTCCACTATAAAAAACACAAGATCTATCTCTATAAAGAAGATTTTGCCAGTTTTAGAGAGCACGTCAATGATATGATAGATTTCATCATCGCAGAGAAAGGTGAGGAAGTGATCAGCGAGCGTCATCAGAAAGATTATAAAAAGGAATTTCAGAACGGGCAACCAGAAACGGTAGCCGTAAGTTCAGAATCCAGTACGCAATCGTTCACAGACATCGATTTTGACGATATTTAA
- the pepT gene encoding peptidase T, which translates to MIDRKHLIDRFVGYVTTDTESDASSPTTPSTEKQWDLANKLYEELKAIGMTEVTIDDKAYVMATLESNIQHKVPTIGFVSHFDTSPDFTGANVKPQIHENYNGGDIVLNEEKQIVLSPSYFEDLLLYKGQTLITTDGTTLLGADDKAGITEIVSAMEYLINNPEIPHGRIRVCFTPDEEIGRGAHHFDVEKFGADWAYTMDGSQIGELEYENFNAAGAVVTIKGKIVHPGYAKGKMINSMYIATEFINALPANETPETTEGREGFYHLYDQQGSVDETKLQYIIRDHDREKFEARKATFQDIARLLNEKHGAGTVTVTLKDQYYNMREKIEPVMHIVTLAEQAMQEAGITPIIKPIRGGTDGSQLSFMGLPCPNIFAGGHNFHGRYEYVPVESMEKAIEVIVNIARRLATN; encoded by the coding sequence ATGATAGACAGAAAACACCTCATTGATCGGTTTGTAGGCTATGTGACCACAGATACCGAATCTGACGCCAGCAGCCCAACGACACCCAGTACTGAGAAGCAATGGGACTTGGCCAACAAACTCTATGAAGAGCTAAAGGCCATTGGAATGACAGAGGTGACCATAGACGACAAGGCCTACGTAATGGCTACCTTGGAATCTAATATACAGCATAAAGTACCTACCATTGGCTTTGTAAGTCATTTCGATACTTCTCCGGACTTTACCGGTGCCAATGTGAAACCACAGATACACGAAAACTATAATGGTGGTGACATTGTCTTGAATGAGGAGAAACAGATCGTGCTTTCACCTAGTTATTTTGAGGACCTACTGCTCTACAAAGGCCAAACCCTTATCACTACAGACGGTACTACCCTTTTGGGTGCCGATGACAAAGCAGGGATCACCGAAATTGTCTCTGCCATGGAATACCTGATAAACAATCCGGAAATTCCACACGGTCGCATTCGCGTATGCTTTACTCCGGATGAGGAGATCGGGCGTGGAGCGCATCATTTCGATGTAGAGAAATTTGGGGCCGATTGGGCTTATACCATGGACGGCAGCCAGATCGGAGAATTGGAATATGAAAATTTCAATGCCGCTGGTGCGGTGGTTACTATAAAGGGTAAAATTGTACACCCGGGTTATGCCAAAGGCAAAATGATCAACAGTATGTATATCGCTACGGAGTTTATCAATGCGCTACCTGCCAATGAAACTCCAGAGACTACCGAAGGCCGTGAGGGCTTCTATCACCTTTACGATCAGCAAGGTAGCGTAGATGAAACCAAATTGCAGTACATAATAAGAGATCACGACCGTGAAAAATTCGAAGCGCGCAAAGCAACCTTTCAAGATATTGCTCGTCTATTGAATGAAAAGCACGGAGCCGGTACGGTAACTGTGACGCTTAAAGATCAGTACTACAATATGCGGGAAAAGATAGAACCCGTAATGCATATTGTAACACTGGCCGAGCAGGCTATGCAAGAGGCAGGCATCACGCCTATCATTAAGCCTATCAGAGGCGGTACCGATGGTTCTCAATTGAGTTTTATGGGCTTGCCCTGTCCGAACATCTTTGCGGGTGGTCACAACTTTCACGGCCGTTACGAATACGTACCGGTAGAGAGTATGGAAAAAGCCATAGAGGTCATTGTGAATATAGCTCGCAGGCTGGCCACTAATTAA
- a CDS encoding ABC transporter ATP-binding protein produces the protein MKELKYLNKFFIKYRGRLALGLLITVIARIFSLFIPIFIGNIIDTVDSFASASEAQMDSLLSDINTNILVILGAALLAGFFTFIMRQTIIVVSRFIEFDLKNEVFQQYERLSLAFYKQNRTGDLMSRISEDVSKVRMYVGPALMYSATTVTTFVVTISYMIYTAPLLTLYAVTPLPILSVAIYKLSRAIHKRSTVVQEYLAKLTTFTQESFSGISVIKAYGIEPPTNSSFVELAEGSKDKNIDLVKVQALFFPLMILLIGISNTLVIYIGGKQYIDGQIDLGTIVEFLVYVNMLTWPVAIVGWVTSMVQQAEASQKRINEFLGQEPEIVNPSVEAVNLQGAIRFENVHFTYPDTNIKALKGISFQLAPGEKLAILGNTGSGKSTVLELLGRLYDVEKGSITADGIDLREINLEAFRQQMGYVPQDAFLFSDTLANNIKFGKEDATQEEIEQAAKMAVVHDNIIDFSKGYQTILGERGITLSGGQKQRVSIARALIKSPKLLLLDDCLSAVDTETEEAILSNLEIATQDCTTLIVSHRVSSAKTADQIIVLDDGQILQQGTHQELLAQEGYYKELYQKQLAEKEI, from the coding sequence ATGAAGGAACTCAAGTATCTCAACAAGTTTTTTATCAAATATCGCGGCCGTTTAGCCCTTGGGCTTCTCATTACGGTAATTGCAAGAATCTTTTCCCTTTTCATTCCGATCTTTATCGGTAACATAATAGACACTGTGGATTCATTCGCATCTGCTTCTGAAGCCCAGATGGATTCGCTTTTGTCCGATATAAACACCAACATACTTGTAATACTAGGGGCTGCTTTATTGGCCGGGTTCTTCACCTTTATCATGCGACAGACCATTATTGTGGTTTCGCGCTTTATAGAATTCGACCTTAAAAATGAAGTTTTCCAGCAATACGAACGCTTGTCGCTAGCCTTTTACAAACAGAACCGCACCGGAGATTTGATGAGCCGAATCAGCGAAGATGTCTCTAAGGTGCGCATGTATGTGGGGCCTGCCCTTATGTACAGTGCCACCACGGTAACCACCTTTGTGGTGACCATCAGTTATATGATCTATACCGCGCCACTACTAACCTTGTACGCGGTAACGCCTTTGCCTATCTTATCGGTAGCTATCTACAAATTGAGCCGCGCTATTCACAAGCGCAGTACAGTTGTACAGGAGTATTTGGCCAAATTGACCACTTTTACCCAAGAATCCTTTAGCGGGATCTCGGTAATTAAAGCTTATGGCATTGAACCCCCAACCAACAGCAGTTTTGTGGAACTTGCAGAAGGGAGTAAAGACAAGAATATCGACTTGGTAAAGGTGCAAGCCTTGTTCTTTCCACTTATGATACTACTTATTGGGATAAGCAACACCCTGGTCATATATATAGGAGGGAAACAATACATAGACGGGCAGATCGATCTGGGAACCATAGTCGAGTTCTTGGTTTATGTGAATATGCTGACCTGGCCAGTGGCCATTGTGGGCTGGGTAACCTCTATGGTACAACAAGCAGAGGCCTCTCAGAAGCGTATTAACGAATTCCTTGGGCAAGAACCAGAGATCGTAAATCCAAGTGTTGAAGCAGTTAATCTTCAGGGAGCGATCCGTTTTGAAAATGTACACTTTACTTATCCAGACACCAATATCAAGGCCTTAAAAGGAATTAGTTTTCAGTTAGCGCCAGGTGAAAAACTCGCTATTCTTGGAAACACGGGCTCGGGGAAATCGACTGTACTTGAGTTGCTGGGCCGCCTTTACGATGTGGAAAAAGGTAGTATTACTGCGGATGGAATAGACCTGCGCGAGATCAATCTGGAAGCATTCAGACAACAAATGGGGTATGTCCCGCAAGACGCTTTCCTTTTTAGCGACACCTTGGCCAACAACATCAAATTTGGTAAGGAAGATGCCACCCAAGAAGAAATTGAACAGGCTGCTAAGATGGCTGTGGTTCACGACAATATTATCGATTTTAGCAAAGGCTATCAAACCATACTAGGAGAACGCGGTATTACCCTATCCGGAGGTCAAAAACAGCGCGTTTCTATTGCCCGAGCCTTGATCAAATCGCCTAAGTTGCTGCTTTTAGACGATTGCCTCTCCGCAGTAGACACCGAGACCGAAGAAGCCATTTTGAGCAATTTAGAGATCGCTACTCAAGATTGCACCACCCTTATTGTGAGCCATAGGGTCTCCTCCGCAAAGACTGCAGATCAGATCATAGTGTTAGATGACGGGCAGATTCTACAGCAGGGAACACATCAAGAATTACTCGCTCAAGAAGGCTATTACAAGGAGCTTTACCAAAAGCAATTGGCAGAAAAAGAAATATAG
- the yajC gene encoding preprotein translocase subunit YajC: MEGFQQFIPLLLLFAVFYLFLIAPQRKKQKQERKFIEELKKGDRVVTISGMHGKVLDINDDGTCIIETGAGKIKFDRAAISMDKSKRLNEPAKK, encoded by the coding sequence ATGGAAGGATTCCAACAATTTATCCCCTTATTACTGCTCTTTGCAGTGTTCTATTTATTTCTGATCGCGCCACAGCGTAAGAAACAAAAACAAGAACGCAAGTTCATCGAAGAGTTGAAAAAGGGAGATCGCGTGGTAACTATTAGTGGAATGCACGGCAAGGTTCTAGATATCAATGACGACGGAACCTGCATCATAGAAACCGGAGCTGGCAAGATCAAGTTCGATCGCGCTGCCATTTCTATGGACAAGAGCAAACGCTTAAACGAGCCCGCGAAGAAATAA
- a CDS encoding tRNA-binding protein, translated as MDLSWNDFTKVDMRVGTVVKVENFPEARNPAYKLWIDFGALGTLKSSAQITVKYNKEELLGAQVVAVVNFPEKQIGPFMSQCLVLGAVDGKAVTLLSPNKEVPNGLRIA; from the coding sequence ATGGACCTCAGTTGGAACGATTTTACCAAAGTAGACATGCGTGTGGGAACCGTTGTAAAAGTCGAAAACTTTCCGGAAGCTAGAAACCCAGCCTATAAACTCTGGATAGATTTTGGTGCCCTAGGAACCCTTAAAAGTTCTGCCCAAATTACTGTCAAGTATAATAAAGAGGAACTACTCGGTGCGCAAGTGGTTGCTGTGGTGAACTTCCCTGAAAAACAAATTGGCCCATTCATGAGCCAATGTTTAGTGCTAGGAGCTGTAGACGGCAAGGCGGTCACACTCTTGTCACCAAACAAAGAAGTGCCTAACGGTTTGCGTATTGCTTAA
- a CDS encoding quinone-dependent dihydroorotate dehydrogenase, with amino-acid sequence MYKFLLKPILFCFDPEAVHHFTFGLIRFMHKLGLGGLFRAIYVTNDPKLKREVFGLTFDNPVGLAAGFDKDAKLYNELANFGFGFVEIGTLTPKPQDGNPKKRLFRLKKDKAIINRMGFNNQGVAAALGRLKNRKTQIIIGGNIGKNKVTPNEEATSDYIKCFEALFDHVDYFVVNVSSPNTPNLRALQEKEPLTELLKTLQEKNQAKNNPKPILLKIAPDLNEDQLLDIIDIVRDSKTDGIIATNTTIAREPLTTSAEKVTAIGNGGLSGKPLTDRSTEVIRFLHQKSEGSIPIIGVGGIHSAADAMEKLEAGASLVQLYTGFIYEGPALVKAIQKEILSA; translated from the coding sequence GTGTATAAATTCCTGTTAAAACCGATTCTTTTTTGTTTTGATCCAGAAGCTGTGCATCATTTTACTTTCGGATTGATCCGTTTTATGCATAAGCTCGGATTGGGTGGGCTTTTTAGAGCTATCTATGTAACCAATGACCCAAAGCTGAAACGAGAGGTCTTTGGCTTGACCTTTGACAACCCGGTAGGTTTGGCAGCAGGCTTTGACAAAGACGCCAAGTTATACAATGAGCTGGCCAACTTCGGCTTCGGCTTTGTCGAAATAGGAACCCTGACTCCAAAACCTCAGGACGGGAACCCTAAAAAACGACTCTTTCGATTAAAAAAGGACAAAGCGATCATTAATCGGATGGGCTTTAACAACCAAGGAGTAGCTGCTGCATTGGGCCGATTAAAGAACAGAAAGACCCAAATCATCATAGGAGGAAACATAGGGAAGAACAAAGTAACTCCCAATGAAGAGGCGACTTCAGATTATATCAAATGTTTCGAAGCCCTATTTGATCATGTAGATTATTTTGTGGTGAATGTTAGCTCTCCGAATACGCCAAACTTGCGCGCTTTACAAGAAAAGGAGCCACTCACAGAGCTGTTAAAGACCTTACAAGAAAAGAATCAGGCCAAGAACAATCCGAAGCCAATCTTGCTCAAAATAGCACCAGACCTCAATGAGGATCAGCTCTTAGATATTATCGACATAGTTCGAGATTCTAAGACAGACGGCATTATCGCTACCAATACCACCATTGCACGCGAGCCTTTGACCACCTCCGCAGAAAAAGTTACTGCCATTGGCAACGGAGGCCTTAGCGGTAAACCACTAACTGATCGCAGTACTGAAGTGATTCGTTTCTTACATCAAAAAAGCGAGGGGAGTATTCCTATTATCGGCGTGGGCGGGATACACTCCGCAGCAGACGCTATGGAAAAGCTAGAAGCCGGCGCAAGCTTGGTGCAGCTCTATACCGGCTTTATTTATGAAGGACCAGCCCTGGTCAAGGCGATCCAAAAAGAGATTCTTAGCGCTTAA
- a CDS encoding M14 family metallopeptidase has product MLKFALSLAVFFSVSAGIAQDYHVDLNYYLPGNVSYNPDIPTPESVIGHQVGDWHITHDKLAMYMQALAAASDRMTIESRGTTFEGRPILLLTVTAPENHARIDQIRAEHMALTDNGSGDTSQMPVILYQGFSIHGNEPSGSNASLLYAYYLAAAQGPALEEKLKNTVILLDPSFNPDGLQRFAYWANVHKSININPDPNDREYSEVWPGGRTNHYWFDMNRDWLPVQLPESRARIASFHKWYPNVLTDHHEMGTNATFFFQPGIPSRTHPLTPQRNQDLTGEIATYHVKALDQIGSLYYTQESFDDFYYGKGSTFPDINGGIGILFEQASSRGHAQESVNGILTFPFTIRNQLTAALSTLEASATMRTKLLDYQKQFFSDARSEAAKGGAYIVGDAKDAARVYHFAEILERHKIDFHELKSDVNVAGKSYKKGYSYIIPKNQKNHRLLKAMFDVRTTFKDSLFYDISAWTFPMAFNLNYSDKASLSAAGPKVEDLKPKETILTNTGGYAYLMEWHEYYAPKALNMILEKGLRAKVGMKPFSLNGKQYDYGTIMIPAQNQKLDARDLAKFLNDVARESHIEITGVTTGYTEGIDLGSNQFRAIEKQEVAIIIGDGMNPYDAGEIWHLFDTRYAMKLTKIDSRDFGRADLSRYTDIIVPNSWGSALDKSDAEKLDSWIRSGGTLIAYKNMGRWLDRNELMKIKFKSAQDTATNISFEQRGDYFGAQVIGGAIFETKLDLTHPIAFGYTKTSMPTFRNSTLFMEADPQSYNNPVQYTDNPLLSGYISEENLEQLGGTSMVKIQGKGRGQIIYFTDNTNFRAFWYGTNKLLMNAVFFGDEM; this is encoded by the coding sequence ATGTTAAAATTCGCTTTAAGCCTCGCCGTATTTTTTTCAGTATCGGCCGGGATTGCACAAGATTACCACGTAGACCTGAATTATTACCTCCCTGGAAATGTTAGCTATAACCCAGATATTCCTACTCCTGAAAGTGTTATAGGACACCAGGTTGGCGATTGGCACATTACCCATGACAAGCTAGCCATGTATATGCAAGCTTTGGCTGCAGCCAGTGACCGCATGACCATCGAGTCGCGCGGCACCACGTTTGAAGGTCGCCCGATCTTACTGCTTACCGTAACTGCTCCAGAGAATCACGCACGTATCGATCAGATTCGCGCGGAGCATATGGCCCTAACAGACAACGGCAGCGGAGACACTTCGCAAATGCCGGTGATCTTGTATCAAGGCTTCTCCATTCACGGGAACGAACCTAGTGGATCTAACGCCTCTTTACTCTACGCTTACTATTTGGCTGCCGCTCAAGGACCAGCCTTAGAAGAAAAGCTCAAGAATACGGTGATCTTATTAGACCCTTCATTCAACCCAGACGGTTTACAACGTTTCGCTTATTGGGCTAATGTGCACAAAAGCATTAACATCAATCCGGATCCGAATGATCGCGAATACAGCGAAGTTTGGCCAGGAGGACGTACCAATCACTACTGGTTTGACATGAATCGCGACTGGTTGCCGGTACAATTGCCGGAATCTAGAGCACGCATTGCCAGCTTTCACAAATGGTATCCGAATGTACTGACAGACCACCACGAGATGGGAACCAACGCTACTTTTTTCTTCCAGCCAGGTATTCCGTCGCGTACGCACCCATTAACGCCACAGCGCAATCAAGACCTAACGGGAGAGATTGCGACCTATCATGTGAAAGCGCTAGATCAGATAGGGAGTTTGTATTATACCCAAGAGAGTTTTGATGATTTTTATTACGGTAAAGGATCGACCTTTCCAGATATTAATGGTGGAATCGGAATCTTGTTTGAACAGGCCTCTTCTCGTGGACATGCGCAAGAAAGTGTAAACGGTATTCTAACTTTCCCATTTACCATTAGAAACCAATTAACCGCTGCCTTGAGTACCCTAGAAGCCTCAGCTACTATGCGTACCAAACTCTTGGATTACCAAAAGCAGTTCTTTAGCGACGCCCGCTCTGAGGCTGCTAAAGGCGGAGCTTATATAGTTGGAGATGCCAAAGATGCCGCTCGTGTGTATCACTTTGCCGAGATCTTGGAACGTCATAAGATCGATTTCCACGAACTCAAAAGCGATGTGAATGTCGCTGGAAAATCGTACAAGAAAGGATACAGTTATATCATTCCTAAGAATCAAAAGAACCACAGACTCCTAAAAGCAATGTTCGATGTGCGAACCACTTTTAAAGACTCTTTGTTTTACGATATTTCTGCCTGGACCTTCCCGATGGCCTTCAACCTCAACTATAGCGACAAAGCCTCTTTAAGCGCTGCAGGGCCAAAAGTTGAAGACCTAAAACCCAAAGAGACCATTTTGACCAATACTGGGGGCTATGCCTATTTAATGGAATGGCATGAGTACTATGCTCCCAAGGCGCTGAATATGATCTTAGAAAAGGGTTTACGTGCCAAAGTAGGCATGAAGCCGTTCAGTCTAAACGGTAAGCAATACGACTACGGAACCATTATGATCCCAGCGCAGAATCAAAAACTAGACGCACGCGATCTGGCCAAGTTCCTCAACGATGTTGCCAGAGAGAGCCATATCGAGATCACTGGAGTTACCACAGGATACACAGAAGGGATCGATTTGGGGAGCAATCAGTTTAGAGCGATAGAGAAACAAGAGGTAGCCATCATTATTGGCGATGGGATGAACCCTTACGATGCAGGAGAGATCTGGCATTTATTCGACACGCGTTACGCCATGAAACTCACCAAAATAGATTCTAGAGATTTTGGCCGAGCTGATCTGAGCCGTTATACAGACATAATCGTTCCTAATTCTTGGGGCTCTGCCTTAGACAAATCCGACGCAGAAAAACTAGACAGTTGGATCCGCAGTGGTGGAACCCTAATTGCCTACAAGAATATGGGACGTTGGTTGGACAGAAACGAACTGATGAAGATAAAATTCAAATCGGCTCAAGACACTGCCACCAATATTAGCTTTGAACAACGCGGCGACTACTTTGGCGCACAGGTTATAGGAGGAGCGATCTTTGAGACCAAATTAGACCTCACCCACCCTATTGCTTTTGGATACACCAAAACCAGTATGCCGACCTTTAGAAACAGCACCTTGTTCATGGAGGCAGATCCGCAGAGCTACAACAACCCAGTACAATACACCGACAACCCGCTTTTAAGTGGATATATCTCGGAAGAGAACCTGGAGCAATTAGGCGGAACTTCTATGGTGAAGATACAGGGTAAGGGCCGCGGACAGATCATCTATTTTACCGACAACACCAATTTTAGAGCTTTTTGGTATGGCACCAATAAGTTGCTAATGAACGCTGTGTTCTTTGGAGATGAGATGTAA
- a CDS encoding Glu/Leu/Phe/Val dehydrogenase: MMAEIIPTEDLKKMDPVFGQFSFDNHEQVVFCNDKDTGLKAIIGIHNTVMGPALGGTRMWSYKSEWEALNDVLRLSRGMTYKSAITGLNLGGGKAVIIGDAKTQKTPELMLRFGEFVHSLGGKYITAEDVGMATSDMDLVRTVTPYVTGISEVKGGAGNPSPITAYGVFMGMKAAAKYRYGSEMLEDKRVFVQGIGNVGEALVEHLTNEGAKVVLSDISEERLQEVSAKYGAEIYRGDNLYAEPMDIYAPCALGATVNDNTIEQLQAAVIAGAANNQLADENIHGKRLRERGIVYAPDFLINAGGIINVYAELENYGKADIMRKTENIYNTTLEILEKAEQQDITTHQAAFDIAQARIDARKKDS; the protein is encoded by the coding sequence ATGATGGCAGAAATCATACCTACTGAAGACCTCAAAAAAATGGACCCCGTTTTTGGTCAGTTTTCTTTCGATAACCACGAACAGGTGGTCTTTTGCAATGACAAAGATACAGGTTTAAAAGCAATAATCGGTATCCACAATACGGTCATGGGACCGGCTTTGGGAGGTACTCGAATGTGGTCTTATAAATCGGAATGGGAAGCGCTCAATGACGTATTGCGTCTTTCAAGAGGTATGACCTATAAGTCAGCGATTACCGGCCTTAATCTAGGTGGTGGTAAGGCGGTTATCATAGGTGACGCCAAAACACAAAAGACTCCAGAGCTTATGTTGCGCTTTGGTGAATTTGTGCACTCTTTAGGAGGTAAATACATTACTGCAGAAGATGTAGGTATGGCTACTTCAGATATGGATCTGGTACGCACCGTGACTCCTTATGTCACCGGAATCTCCGAAGTAAAAGGAGGAGCCGGTAACCCATCTCCAATTACCGCTTATGGTGTATTTATGGGGATGAAGGCGGCCGCCAAATACCGATACGGTTCAGAAATGCTAGAAGACAAGCGTGTGTTTGTTCAGGGGATCGGTAATGTCGGTGAGGCTTTGGTTGAACATTTGACCAACGAAGGAGCTAAGGTTGTCCTTAGTGATATTAGCGAAGAGCGTTTGCAAGAGGTAAGTGCCAAATACGGAGCAGAGATCTATCGTGGAGATAATCTTTATGCTGAGCCTATGGATATCTATGCACCTTGTGCTTTAGGAGCCACCGTTAACGACAACACCATTGAGCAGTTACAAGCGGCGGTGATCGCTGGAGCAGCGAACAATCAGCTAGCCGATGAGAACATTCACGGTAAGCGCCTGCGCGAGCGCGGAATTGTTTACGCTCCGGACTTCTTGATCAATGCTGGAGGTATCATCAATGTGTACGCGGAATTGGAAAACTACGGCAAGGCAGATATTATGCGTAAGACAGAGAATATCTACAACACTACCTTAGAGATCCTAGAAAAAGCAGAGCAACAAGATATTACTACGCATCAGGCAGCCTTTGATATTGCTCAAGCGCGTATCGATGCCAGAAAAAAGGATAGCTAA
- a CDS encoding DUF1573 domain-containing protein, producing MKKSALILAAFVAFAFTSCKENAADKVDGAADVSANAEAATSASGDEAKFPVMTFETTEHDFGTIDQGTNVEHLFKFKNTGNAPLVVVDAKSSCGCTVPTWSRESIPPGGEGEMLVKFNGSGQNQVSKTVTITANTRNGKELIKIKAFVTPKAGATGSPIQVNSSGQ from the coding sequence ATGAAAAAATCAGCATTAATATTGGCAGCCTTTGTTGCTTTCGCCTTTACTTCTTGTAAAGAGAACGCTGCTGACAAAGTAGACGGAGCAGCAGACGTATCTGCAAATGCAGAAGCAGCCACTAGCGCTAGTGGTGATGAAGCTAAGTTCCCTGTAATGACTTTTGAGACTACAGAGCACGATTTTGGAACTATTGACCAAGGAACTAACGTAGAGCACTTGTTCAAGTTCAAGAATACTGGAAATGCTCCATTGGTTGTAGTTGACGCTAAATCAAGCTGTGGATGTACTGTTCCAACTTGGTCTCGTGAGTCTATCCCTCCAGGAGGAGAAGGAGAGATGCTAGTAAAATTCAACGGATCTGGTCAGAATCAGGTAAGCAAAACAGTGACTATCACTGCTAATACTCGTAACGGGAAAGAGCTTATCAAGATCAAAGCTTTCGTAACACCTAAAGCTGGTGCAACAGGTTCTCCTATCCAAGTTAACTCTTCAGGACAATAA